The genome window GAACAGGCGCAAGTCGGCGCCCGGCACGGCAAGCGCGTCGCGCACGCCCTCGAACGCGATCCCGCGCTCGTCGAGCCCGCCGTAGATCACGGCCGACGCGGCCGGCGTACCGAGCGCCGGATCGACCGGCAGCCCCAGAATCGCACGCGCGTGCAGCTCGAATTCCGACTGACGCTGCGACGCGAGCGTGACGAGGCCCGTATCGTGCGGCCGCGGGCTCACCTCGGAGAACCACACGTCGTCGCCGCGCACGAACAGCTCGACGCCGAACATCCCGCGCCCGCCGAGCGCCTCGGTGACCTTGTGCGCGATCTCGCGCGACTTCTCGAGCGCCACCGCGCTCATCGGCTGCGGCTGCCACGATTCGACGTAGTCGCCCGCGACCTGCACGTGACCGACCGGCTCGCAGAAATAGGTGCGGGTGGCGTTCGTCGCCGGATCGATCGCGCGCACGGTGAGCTGCGTGATCTCGTAGTCGAAATCGACGAAGCCCTCGACGATCACGCGGCCGTGGTTCACACGCCCGCCCGCCATCGCGTAGTCCCACGCCGGCTTCACGTCGGCCTCGGTCTTCACGACCGACTGCCCCTTGCCCGACGACGACATCACGGGCTTGACGACGCACGGCATGCCGATCTTCGCGATCGCCGCGCTGAACGCCTCGAACGAATCCGCGAACGCATACGGCGAGGTCGGCAGGCCGAGCTCCTCGGCCGCGAGCCGGCGGATCCCTTCGCGATTCATCGTGAGCTGCGTCGCCCGCGCGGTCGGGATCACTTCGGCGAGGCCGGCCGCCTCGATCGCCGCGAGCGCGTCGGTCGCGATCGCCTCGATCTCCGGCACGATCAGGTGCGGGCGT of Burkholderia sp. HI2500 contains these proteins:
- the purT gene encoding formate-dependent phosphoribosylglycinamide formyltransferase → MQIGQRLGTPLSPSATRVMLLGAGELGKEVIIALQRLGVEVVAVDRYPDAPGHQVAHRAHVIDMTDAAALRALVEAERPHLIVPEIEAIATDALAAIEAAGLAEVIPTARATQLTMNREGIRRLAAEELGLPTSPYAFADSFEAFSAAIAKIGMPCVVKPVMSSSGKGQSVVKTEADVKPAWDYAMAGGRVNHGRVIVEGFVDFDYEITQLTVRAIDPATNATRTYFCEPVGHVQVAGDYVESWQPQPMSAVALEKSREIAHKVTEALGGRGMFGVELFVRGDDVWFSEVSPRPHDTGLVTLASQRQSEFELHARAILGLPVDPALGTPAASAVIYGGLDERGIAFEGVRDALAVPGADLRLFGKPESFAKRRMGVALATGATVDEARERAKRAAAAVRPVSAR